One window from the genome of Rhodopseudomonas sp. P2A-2r encodes:
- the ccoG gene encoding cytochrome c oxidase accessory protein CcoG codes for MDDTIITGPLYAPRKKVYPQAVHGRFRRIKWTVLILTLAVYYFTPFLRWDRGPGAPSQAVLVDFPHRRFYFFFIELWPQEVYYFTGLLIIAAMVLFLMNAVAGRVWCGYMCPQTVWTDLFYAVERLVEGDRRERMLSDKRGMTFTHFRQLVTKHAIWLMIAWWTGGAWVLYFADAPTLVKELATLQAPFAAYLWIAILTATTYVFAGHAREQVCVYMCPWPRIQAALTDEWALNVTYRGDRGEPRMSVKKAEVARLMQAPAGDCIDCHQCVNVCPTGVDIRGGLQLGCVQCGLCIDACDTVMSQIGRPTGLIAYDTDINAQRRQDGLAPVYRPIRARTLLYAAIIAAVGGIMLYALATRSSLGINVLHDRNPLFTTLSDGSIRNDYTVRLLNKGGDRTFALDVSGLPGATLRIAGIERGADGRMTADVGPDQTRELRVSLLVPAKALPRESVNIEITATDIATGLSAHATDHFIPANR; via the coding sequence ATGGACGACACGATCATCACAGGCCCGCTCTATGCGCCGCGCAAGAAGGTCTATCCGCAGGCGGTCCACGGCCGCTTCCGGCGGATCAAGTGGACCGTCCTGATCCTGACGCTGGCGGTCTACTACTTCACGCCGTTCCTGCGCTGGGACCGCGGACCGGGCGCGCCGAGCCAGGCGGTGCTGGTCGATTTCCCGCATCGCCGCTTCTACTTCTTCTTCATCGAGCTGTGGCCGCAGGAGGTCTACTACTTCACCGGCCTCCTGATCATCGCCGCCATGGTGCTGTTCCTGATGAATGCCGTCGCCGGACGGGTGTGGTGCGGCTACATGTGCCCGCAGACCGTCTGGACCGACCTGTTCTATGCGGTGGAGCGCCTGGTCGAGGGTGACCGCCGCGAGCGCATGCTGAGCGACAAGCGCGGCATGACCTTCACCCACTTTCGCCAGTTGGTGACCAAGCACGCGATCTGGCTCATGATCGCGTGGTGGACCGGCGGCGCCTGGGTTTTGTACTTCGCCGATGCGCCGACGCTGGTCAAGGAGCTGGCGACCTTGCAGGCGCCGTTCGCGGCCTATCTGTGGATCGCCATCCTCACCGCCACCACCTACGTCTTCGCCGGCCACGCCCGCGAACAGGTCTGCGTCTACATGTGCCCGTGGCCGCGCATCCAGGCGGCGCTGACCGACGAGTGGGCGCTCAACGTCACCTACCGCGGCGATCGCGGCGAGCCGCGCATGTCGGTGAAGAAGGCCGAGGTCGCGCGCCTGATGCAGGCGCCCGCCGGCGACTGCATCGACTGCCACCAGTGCGTCAACGTCTGCCCGACCGGCGTCGATATCCGCGGCGGCCTGCAGCTCGGCTGCGTGCAGTGCGGATTGTGCATCGACGCCTGCGACACCGTGATGAGCCAGATCGGCCGGCCGACCGGCCTGATCGCCTACGACACCGACATCAACGCGCAACGCCGCCAGGACGGGCTGGCGCCGGTCTATCGGCCGATCCGTGCGCGTACCCTGCTCTATGCCGCGATCATCGCCGCCGTCGGCGGCATCATGCTGTATGCGCTGGCGACCCGTAGCTCGCTGGGCATCAACGTGCTGCACGACCGCAATCCGCTGTTCACCACATTGTCCGACGGCAGCATCCGCAACGACTACACCGTGCGCCTGCTCAACAAGGGCGGCGACCGCACCTTCGCGCTCGACGTCTCCGGCCTGCCCGGCGCGACGTTGCGCATCGCCGGCATCGAGCGCGGCGCCGACGGCAGGATGACCGCCGACGTCGGACCGGACCAGACCCGCGAGTTGCGCGTCTCGCTGCTGGTGCCGGCCAAGGCGCTGCCGCGCGAGTCCGTCAATATCGAGATCACCGCCACCGACATCGCCACCGGCCTGAGCGCCCACGCCACCGATCACTTCATTCCGGCGAACCGGTAG
- a CDS encoding peptidase P60: MAHPVTRDAIVAEARSWIGTRYLHQASVKGVGCDCLGLVRGVWRNCIGDEPEAAPPYAPDWAEATGAEALADAALRHLVPIGCSDFTAGDVLLFCWRDGFIAKHAAIATGRDRMVHAHDGAAVCEVAIVPWWRRRLAYAFRFPGVD, translated from the coding sequence ATGGCTCATCCCGTCACCCGCGACGCCATCGTCGCCGAGGCGCGTTCGTGGATCGGCACGCGCTATCTTCATCAGGCCTCAGTAAAGGGCGTCGGCTGCGATTGCCTCGGCCTGGTGCGCGGGGTGTGGCGCAACTGTATCGGCGACGAGCCGGAGGCGGCGCCGCCCTATGCGCCCGACTGGGCCGAAGCCACCGGCGCGGAAGCGCTGGCCGATGCGGCGCTGCGCCATCTGGTGCCGATCGGGTGCAGCGATTTCACTGCCGGCGACGTGCTGCTGTTCTGCTGGCGCGACGGATTTATTGCCAAGCATGCGGCCATCGCCACGGGGCGGGATCGCATGGTCCACGCCCATGACGGCGCCGCGGTGTGCGAGGTGGCGATCGTGCCATGGTGGCGACGGCGGCTGGCCTATGCGTTTCGTTTCCCCGGCGTGGATTGA
- a CDS encoding DUF2163 domain-containing protein, whose protein sequence is MCTIPAALQAKLDSGVTTLAHCWTLQRRDGVALGFTDHDRDLVVDGVTCRAGTGFAASEASARFDLSVDGAEISGALDDATLSEADLGAERFDAASIASWLVDWSEPSLCVLTARGRLGEVRREGAAFTAELRGLADLLSQESGRLYTARCSADLGDTRCRADLGNPAWRGNGSVAALRRTSIFVAAGLDGFADGLFSGGRLSWSSGANAGLAIEIKQHRAAEGEVRLSLWQAMAAPIAVGDTFTVTAGCDKRFATCRDRFGNADNFRGFPQIPGNDFVMSYPVPGTVGVGVGGAAPDGGGVGGVGGG, encoded by the coding sequence ATGTGCACCATCCCCGCCGCCCTGCAGGCGAAACTCGACAGCGGCGTCACCACGCTGGCGCATTGCTGGACGCTACAGCGGCGCGACGGCGTGGCGCTCGGTTTCACCGATCACGACCGCGATCTGGTGGTGGACGGCGTGACCTGCCGCGCCGGGACCGGCTTTGCGGCATCCGAGGCCTCGGCCCGCTTCGACCTGTCGGTCGACGGCGCGGAGATTTCTGGCGCGCTTGACGATGCGACGCTGTCGGAAGCCGATCTCGGCGCCGAACGTTTCGATGCTGCCAGCATCGCAAGCTGGCTGGTGGACTGGAGCGAACCGTCGCTGTGCGTGCTGACCGCGCGCGGCCGGCTCGGCGAGGTCAGGCGTGAGGGCGCGGCCTTCACCGCCGAGTTGCGCGGGCTGGCCGACCTGCTGTCGCAGGAGAGCGGCCGGCTCTACACCGCCCGATGCTCGGCCGATCTCGGCGACACCAGGTGCCGCGCCGATCTCGGCAATCCCGCCTGGCGCGGCAACGGCAGCGTCGCCGCACTCAGGCGCACCTCGATATTTGTCGCGGCCGGGCTCGACGGTTTCGCCGATGGCCTGTTCAGCGGCGGCCGGCTCAGCTGGAGCAGTGGCGCCAATGCCGGCCTCGCCATCGAGATCAAGCAGCATCGCGCGGCGGAGGGCGAGGTGCGGCTGTCGCTGTGGCAGGCCATGGCCGCGCCGATCGCGGTGGGCGATACGTTCACGGTCACCGCCGGCTGCGACAAGCGTTTTGCCACCTGCCGCGACCGCTTCGGCAATGCCGACAATTTCCGCGGCTTCCCGCAGATTCCCGGCAATGACTTTGTCATGAGTTATCCGGTCCCCGGCACCGTCGGCGTCGGCGTCGGCGGCGCCGCGCCGGATGGCGGTGGAGTGGGTGGTGTCGGCGGCGGCTGA
- a CDS encoding putative bifunctional diguanylate cyclase/phosphodiesterase, whose translation MPRDRLMAPGGHVVEFEGRRRNGDIFPVEACFSGSTGIDGFQYGAILRDISARHRAVERIRYLAEFDALTGLPNRNSLKAHLDAVFADVSQPRAVMLLAISIDKFQDINDLLGHECGDQVLRAVGLRLSERIGNRGFVARLSGDEFGLYIDGASEQDAMAVCEDCALVFASPLLAGARAYRISLRIGVAMFPGDARSFDDLLGNAHLALHRAKASERRGHVLYRRVFRDELEVRLSIEAELVRAEAQSEFELFYQPQVMLNDRRTIGAEALIRWRHPQRGLMSPGCFMPVVNTSPLSNRIAGWVMDTACRQARAWELMGHRIRVSVNLSPSQFQSDNLAESVRLILATTGLTPSLLELEVTEDILLDGVDRLLAIFAEIQSLGVRIVFDDFGTGYAGLSYLKKFPLDGLKIDQSFVSELRTNRNAAAIVSSTIDLGRKLGLSLIAEGIEDAATADLLSDMGCEHAQGYFFGRPMPAADFEAMLLGQPAEALRD comes from the coding sequence ATGCCGCGCGATCGGCTGATGGCGCCGGGCGGCCATGTGGTGGAATTCGAAGGCCGCCGCAGGAACGGCGATATCTTTCCGGTGGAGGCCTGTTTCTCCGGCTCGACGGGCATCGACGGATTCCAGTACGGCGCGATCCTGCGCGACATCTCGGCGCGCCACCGCGCGGTGGAACGGATCCGCTATCTCGCGGAATTCGACGCGCTGACGGGCCTGCCCAACCGCAATTCGCTGAAGGCGCATCTCGATGCGGTGTTCGCCGATGTGTCACAGCCGCGCGCCGTCATGCTGCTGGCGATCAGCATCGACAAGTTTCAGGACATCAACGACCTGCTCGGCCATGAATGCGGCGACCAGGTGCTGCGGGCGGTCGGGCTGCGGCTAAGCGAGCGCATCGGCAATCGCGGTTTCGTCGCCCGGCTCAGCGGCGACGAATTCGGCCTCTATATCGACGGCGCCTCGGAGCAGGATGCGATGGCAGTGTGCGAGGACTGCGCGCTGGTTTTCGCCAGTCCGCTGCTGGCCGGCGCGCGCGCGTATCGCATCAGCCTGAGGATCGGCGTGGCCATGTTTCCGGGCGACGCCCGGTCGTTCGACGATCTGCTCGGCAACGCCCATCTTGCGCTGCACCGCGCCAAAGCGAGCGAGCGCAGGGGCCATGTGCTGTACCGGCGGGTGTTCCGCGACGAGCTGGAAGTCCGCCTCAGCATCGAGGCCGAACTGGTGCGCGCGGAGGCGCAAAGCGAGTTCGAACTGTTCTACCAGCCGCAGGTGATGCTGAACGATCGCCGGACGATCGGCGCCGAGGCGCTGATCCGCTGGCGTCATCCGCAGCGCGGTCTGATGTCGCCCGGTTGCTTCATGCCGGTGGTCAATACGTCGCCGCTGTCCAACCGGATCGCCGGCTGGGTGATGGACACCGCCTGCCGTCAGGCGCGGGCATGGGAGCTGATGGGGCATCGCATTCGCGTCAGCGTCAACCTGTCGCCGTCGCAATTCCAGTCCGACAATCTGGCGGAATCGGTGCGGCTGATCCTCGCCACCACCGGGCTGACGCCGTCGCTGCTCGAACTGGAAGTCACCGAGGATATCCTGCTGGACGGCGTCGACCGGCTGCTGGCGATCTTCGCCGAGATCCAGAGCCTCGGCGTGCGCATCGTGTTCGACGATTTCGGCACCGGCTATGCCGGTCTCAGCTATCTCAAGAAATTCCCGCTCGACGGGCTGAAGATCGACCAGTCCTTCGTGAGCGAATTGCGCACCAACCGCAACGCCGCGGCGATCGTGAGTTCGACCATCGATCTCGGCCGCAAGCTCGGCCTGTCGCTGATCGCCGAGGGCATCGAGGACGCCGCCACTGCCGACCTGTTGTCGGACATGGGCTGCGAACACGCCCAGGGTTATTTCTTCGGCCGGCCGATGCCCGCTGCGGATTTCGAGGCGATGCTGCTGGGTCAGCCCGCCGAGGCACTGCGGGACTGA
- a CDS encoding PAS domain S-box protein, producing the protein MFDAIGLRWLWSWLAERRFQRIAMSLGDGLVCADRDFAITLWNPGAEALFGYRSDEILGRPFATICARAERAARSRHSPSPTCRAIG; encoded by the coding sequence ATGTTTGACGCCATCGGCTTGCGCTGGCTATGGAGCTGGCTGGCCGAGCGACGCTTCCAGCGCATCGCCATGTCGCTCGGGGACGGGCTGGTCTGCGCCGATCGGGACTTCGCCATCACGCTCTGGAATCCCGGCGCGGAGGCGCTGTTCGGCTATCGCTCCGACGAGATCCTTGGCCGGCCGTTCGCCACCATCTGCGCGCGCGCGGAGAGGGCAGCACGGTCACGGCATTCGCCGTCGCCGACATGCCGCGCGATCGGCTGA
- a CDS encoding autotransporter outer membrane beta-barrel domain-containing protein — protein MAPTAVSFAVIDPSSPHPTVLGVNGPASGTTRNINVGQAGTWANLTIQNGSTLTGASAATIFSIGSTGGSVGTVTVTGAGSKWILLSTTTTLSVGNSGTGTLNIENGARVTANAGVAIGRLTVGSGTLNINGGGTLETQSLRGGAGTAQVSFDNGILRATATNPTFINGFSGTNLNLLAGGVTIDTASFTVGADATSVFTGVGGLTVTGGGVFNLLANSPYAGATSIQAGNTLSLQGAGAIASSSRVIADGAFDVSGITAAGTSIQSLAGSGTVALGAKNLTLTNANDLFSGIISGTGGLTVSGGKQTLSGVNTYTGGTTVSGGTLAVNGSLCGAMTVLAGGTLQGTGTVCDTSNAGIVAPGNSIGTLTVAGNYTGNGGTLQIETVLGGDASPTDRLVVTGNTAGSTNVRVTNLGGTGAQTVEGIKIVDVGGASNGAFALLGDYVIRGQQAVVAGAYGYTLQKHGVSTPNDGDWYLRSSLINPPSSPGSAAAPAGPLYQPGVPLYENYAQVLLGMNELPTMQQRVGNRYWGGGEAMARIGEAPAPGAAPAAPTAFWGRIEGGQSNLQPSSTTGATYRADKLKVQTGLDGLLMETERGRLIVGLTGQYGLTTANVASVSGDGRIRVEGSGVGGTLTWFGDNGFYVDGQAQSMFYHSDLSSVLTGTMARGNEGVGYAFGAEAGKRFAVGNGWSLTPQAQLSYSKAEFDGFTDRFGATVSLRTGDSLLGRAGLALNHQKTWNDGTGIVRSDIYGIGNLRYEFLDGTNVDVAGTGLASAQDRLWGSIGGGGTYSWADGRYAVFGEVSYNASLNDSANSHSYKGNGGFRVTW, from the coding sequence GTGGCGCCGACCGCCGTATCTTTTGCCGTCATTGATCCGTCATCGCCCCATCCAACGGTGCTCGGCGTCAATGGTCCGGCAAGCGGCACAACTCGTAATATCAACGTCGGCCAAGCTGGAACATGGGCCAATCTAACCATTCAGAATGGTAGTACACTTACCGGTGCCAGCGCTGCGACTATTTTTTCGATCGGTTCGACAGGAGGAAGCGTCGGTACCGTCACTGTTACCGGAGCCGGATCGAAATGGATTCTCTTGAGTACGACTACCACATTGTCCGTCGGCAATTCCGGGACAGGAACGCTCAATATTGAGAATGGCGCGCGGGTAACCGCCAACGCCGGGGTTGCTATCGGAAGGCTTACAGTTGGTTCTGGCACGCTCAACATCAATGGCGGCGGCACGCTGGAGACTCAATCCTTGCGGGGCGGCGCCGGCACGGCGCAGGTCAGTTTCGACAACGGCATCCTGCGGGCGACGGCCACCAACCCAACCTTCATCAATGGATTTTCGGGCACGAATCTCAATCTTCTCGCGGGTGGGGTAACGATCGATACGGCCAGCTTCACCGTCGGCGCCGACGCGACCTCCGTCTTCACCGGTGTCGGCGGCCTGACCGTAACCGGCGGTGGCGTCTTTAACCTGCTGGCGAACAGCCCCTATGCGGGCGCAACCTCGATCCAGGCCGGCAACACACTCTCCCTTCAGGGCGCCGGCGCCATCGCCAGTTCCAGCAGGGTTATCGCGGATGGCGCGTTCGATGTTTCGGGTATCACGGCGGCCGGCACCAGCATCCAGAGCCTGGCGGGAAGCGGCACCGTAGCGCTGGGTGCCAAGAACCTGACGCTGACCAATGCGAACGACCTGTTCTCCGGCATCATCTCCGGCACCGGCGGGTTGACCGTCAGCGGCGGCAAGCAGACCCTGTCAGGCGTCAACACCTATACCGGCGGCACCACGGTGAGCGGCGGCACACTCGCCGTCAACGGCAGCCTGTGCGGCGCCATGACCGTGCTGGCCGGCGGCACGCTGCAAGGCACCGGCACGGTCTGCGACACGTCGAATGCCGGCATCGTCGCGCCCGGCAATTCCATCGGCACGCTCACCGTCGCCGGTAACTACACCGGCAACGGCGGAACGCTGCAGATCGAGACGGTGCTTGGCGGCGATGCCTCGCCGACCGACCGGCTTGTCGTCACCGGCAACACCGCGGGCAGCACCAATGTGCGGGTCACCAACCTCGGCGGCACCGGCGCGCAGACTGTCGAAGGCATCAAGATCGTCGACGTCGGCGGCGCCTCCAACGGGGCGTTCGCGCTGCTCGGCGATTACGTGATCCGGGGCCAGCAGGCGGTGGTCGCCGGCGCCTATGGCTATACGCTGCAGAAGCACGGCGTCAGCACGCCGAACGACGGCGACTGGTATCTGCGCTCCAGCCTGATCAATCCGCCTTCGTCGCCCGGTTCGGCAGCGGCGCCTGCGGGGCCGCTCTACCAGCCCGGCGTTCCGCTTTACGAAAACTATGCGCAGGTGCTGCTCGGCATGAACGAACTGCCGACGATGCAGCAGCGCGTCGGTAACCGCTATTGGGGCGGCGGAGAGGCCATGGCGCGGATCGGCGAGGCGCCGGCGCCAGGCGCAGCACCGGCCGCGCCGACGGCGTTCTGGGGCCGTATCGAAGGCGGCCAATCGAATCTGCAGCCGTCCAGCACGACGGGCGCAACCTATCGGGCCGACAAGCTGAAGGTGCAGACCGGCCTCGACGGTCTGCTGATGGAGACCGAGCGCGGCCGGTTGATCGTCGGACTCACTGGGCAATATGGCCTGACCACCGCCAATGTCGCATCGGTCTCCGGTGATGGCCGGATCCGCGTCGAAGGCTCCGGTGTCGGCGGCACGCTGACCTGGTTCGGCGACAACGGCTTTTATGTCGACGGCCAGGCGCAATCGATGTTCTACCACAGCGATCTGTCCTCGGTGCTGACCGGAACCATGGCGCGCGGCAACGAAGGCGTCGGCTATGCGTTCGGCGCCGAAGCCGGCAAGCGGTTCGCCGTCGGCAACGGCTGGTCGCTGACACCGCAGGCGCAACTATCCTATTCGAAGGCGGAGTTCGACGGCTTCACCGACCGGTTCGGCGCGACGGTGTCGCTGCGCACCGGCGACAGCCTGCTCGGTCGCGCCGGACTTGCGCTCAACCACCAGAAGACCTGGAACGACGGCACGGGTATCGTACGCTCGGATATCTACGGCATCGGCAATCTGCGCTACGAATTCCTTGACGGCACCAACGTCGATGTTGCCGGCACCGGCCTCGCCAGCGCGCAGGACCGGCTGTGGGGCAGCATCGGCGGCGGCGGCACCTATAGCTGGGCCGATGGCCGCTATGCCGTGTTCGGCGAAGTGTCCTACAATGCGAGCCTGAACGACAGCGCGAACAGCCACAGTTACAAAGGCAACGGCGGCTTCCGCGTCACCTGGTGA
- a CDS encoding DUF2460 domain-containing protein, whose translation MTAFHDILFPLDISMRSSGGPERRTEIVSFGSGREQRNARWAQSRRRYDAGNGVKTLQAVVAFFEERRGQLHGFRWRDRLDHASAAPGHAVAPLDQGIGIGDGVTASFPLVKTYGSGFAPYARPIAKPVAGSVRVTVGGVEADAAAFSCDTATGVVTFAGGHIPGAGQAVTAGFSFDVPVRFDTDYLEVDLSAFAAGAIPKIPLVEIRP comes from the coding sequence ATGACCGCCTTTCACGACATCCTCTTCCCGCTCGACATCTCCATGCGCAGCTCCGGCGGGCCGGAGCGGCGCACCGAGATCGTGTCGTTTGGCTCCGGGCGCGAGCAACGCAATGCGCGCTGGGCGCAGTCGCGGCGGCGCTATGATGCGGGCAACGGCGTCAAGACGCTGCAGGCCGTGGTGGCGTTCTTCGAGGAGCGGCGCGGCCAGCTGCACGGCTTTCGCTGGCGCGACCGGCTCGATCACGCCTCGGCGGCGCCCGGTCATGCGGTGGCGCCCCTCGACCAGGGCATCGGTATCGGCGACGGCGTCACCGCGTCGTTTCCGCTGGTGAAGACCTATGGCAGCGGCTTTGCGCCCTATGCGCGGCCGATCGCCAAGCCGGTGGCGGGCAGCGTGCGCGTGACGGTCGGCGGCGTCGAGGCGGACGCTGCCGCGTTCAGCTGCGATACGGCCACCGGCGTCGTGACGTTTGCGGGCGGCCACATTCCCGGCGCCGGGCAGGCGGTGACCGCGGGATTTTCCTTCGACGTGCCGGTGCGGTTCGACACCGACTATCTTGAAGTCGACCTGTCGGCATTTGCGGCCGGCGCGATCCCGAAAATTCCGCTGGTGGAGATCCGGCCATGA
- a CDS encoding DMT family transporter codes for MTYFYLAVAICAEVVATTFMKLSDGFSKPLPSVLSVIGYGISFYFLSIALRSIPTGIAYAIWSGVGIVLITLAAWIFQGQKLDAGAVGGMSLIIAGVLVMNLLSKSAPH; via the coding sequence ATGACCTACTTTTATCTTGCTGTCGCGATCTGCGCAGAAGTTGTTGCAACGACTTTCATGAAGCTTTCGGACGGCTTTTCCAAGCCGCTGCCGTCCGTGCTGTCGGTGATCGGGTACGGAATATCGTTCTACTTCTTGTCGATTGCCCTCAGATCCATCCCGACAGGAATTGCATACGCGATCTGGTCCGGTGTCGGAATCGTATTGATCACTCTCGCCGCATGGATCTTCCAGGGACAGAAGTTGGATGCTGGCGCGGTGGGTGGGATGAGCCTTATTATTGCGGGCGTACTGGTGATGAACCTGCTCTCGAAGTCCGCGCCACACTAG
- a CDS encoding transposase, whose amino-acid sequence MPSARTIAGLMTIKRDCMTKADALVIAAIEAGVPSLVEARTLIDQFHDMIRKKDEAKLDAWIANAKAGLVSSFATGVLKDIAAVRAAITHPWSNGQVEGQITKLKLVKRQMYGRAKIDLLEARLLGAA is encoded by the coding sequence GTGCCCTCCGCCAGAACTATCGCCGGTCTTATGACGATTAAGCGAGATTGCATGACCAAGGCTGATGCTCTGGTCATTGCCGCCATCGAGGCTGGCGTGCCGTCCCTTGTTGAGGCCCGCACGCTCATCGACCAGTTCCACGATATGATCCGAAAAAAGGACGAGGCCAAACTCGATGCCTGGATCGCGAACGCAAAAGCAGGCCTCGTCTCATCCTTCGCGACGGGCGTCCTCAAGGATATCGCTGCCGTGCGCGCTGCAATCACGCACCCTTGGTCAAACGGCCAAGTCGAGGGACAGATTACGAAACTTAAACTTGTCAAACGACAAATGTATGGGCGCGCAAAAATTGACCTTCTCGAAGCACGATTGCTCGGTGCAGCATGA